Proteins from one Ipomoea triloba cultivar NCNSP0323 chromosome 1, ASM357664v1 genomic window:
- the LOC116024544 gene encoding beta-xylosidase/alpha-L-arabinofuranosidase 2-like gives MEKPMASVLLFSLFISQLLSPVQSQTGPVYACDTVKNPGLKSLPFCNPRLDVKSRVADLVKRLTLPEKITFLVNTGGNVSRLGIPTYEWWSEALHGLSYTGPGVNFSGVVPAATSFPQPLLTAASFNETLFHTIGKVISTEARAMHNYGLAGLTYWSPNMNIFRDPRWGRGQEVPGEDPTLTGKYAAAFVRGLQERDDGNEEKLKVAACCKHYTAYDVDDWKGHQRYDFNSVVTAQDMADTFQPPFEYCIREGKVASVMCSYNQVNGKPVCGDYSILAGVIRGQWKLNGYIVTDCDSFNAMYNYQHLTKTPEETAALGLNAGVDLNCGPFLAKYTQGAIDKGLVKVSEVDRAISNNFATLMRVGFFDGDPRKQLYGKLGPKDVCSPAHQELAREAAREGIVLLKNTAGSLPLSRAAIKSLALIGPNANNPYTMLGNYEGKPCKYTSPIQGLSALVATNYSPGCDNIKCATALLDDAKKIAATADAVVLVMGSDQSIETEARDRVNLTLPGQQSYVVSEVAKVARGPVILVLMCGAGMDVSFAVKDPKVTSILWVGFPGEAGGGAIADVIFGYHNPSGRLPNTWYPQSFADSVSMIDMRMRPDPKTGYPGRTYRFYTGPTLFKFGYGLSYTKFRHSIVQAQDSVSLALDQGHACRSTKCESVDAAEQTCTNSAPLDIHLNVKNVGTVSGGHSVLLFSSPPAVHNAPRKQLVGFQKVHLSPNQDEVVVFNLDVCKHLSVVDEAGNRKVALGLHVLHIGHLKHSLTVEI, from the exons ATGGAGAAACCAATGGCCTCTGTGCTTCTCTTTTCCCTGTTTATCTCCCAGTTGCTGAGCCCGGTTCAGTCCCAGACCGGCCCGGTCTACGCCTGCGACACCGTGAAGAACCCGGGTTTGAAGAGCCTGCCGTTCTGCAACCCGCGGCTGGACGTGAAAAGCCGGGTGGCTGATCTGGTGAAGCGCCTCACGTTGCCGGAGAAGATTACTTTCTTGGTGAACACGGGCGGGAATGTGAGCCGGCTGGGAATCCCGACGTACGAGTGGTGGTCGGAGGCTCTGCACGGGCTGTCGTACACCGGGCCGGGGGTGAATTTCTCCGGCGTGGTGCCCGCCGCCACTAGCTTCCCTCAGCCTCTACTCACCGCCGCTTCTTTCAATGAGACCTTGTTTCACACCATCGGAAAG GTGATTTCCACCGAGGCCCGAGCAATGCATAACTATGGTTTGGCGGGGTTGACATACTGGTCCCCGAATATGAACATCTTTCGGGACCCTAGGTGGGGGCGGGGTCAGGAAGTCCCGGGGGAAGATCCGACTCTTACCGGGAAGTATGCTGCTGCCTTTGTTAGGGGCCTGCAAGAACGAGACGATGGCAACGAAGAGAAGCTCAAAGTTGCTGCTTGTTGTAAGCATTATACAGCGTACGATGTGGATGACTGGAAAGGGCACCAACGATACGATTTCAACTCTGTG GTAACAGCACAAGATATGGCCGATACATTTCAACCCCCGTTCGAGTACTGTATTCGCGAGGGAAAGGTAGCAAGCGTGATGTGTTCCTACAACCAGGTCAATGGCAAGCCAGTTTGCGGGGATTACAGCATTCTTGCAGGTGTCATTCGAGGCCAGTGGAAATTGAACGG ATACATAGTAACAGATTGTGATTCGTTTAATGCCATGTACAATTACCAACACCTCACCAAAACGCCTGAGGAGACTGCTGCTTTGGGATTAAATGCAG GGGTGGACCTTAATTGCGGGCCGTTCTTGGCCAAGTACACTCAAGGGGCGATCGACAAAGGACTAGTGAAGGTATCGGAAGTTGATAGAGCTATCTCGAACAATTTTGCAACTCTTATGAGAGTTGGATTCTTTGATGGGGATCCAAGAAAGCAACTCTATGGGAAGCTCGGGCCGAAGGATGTTTGCTCGCCTGCCCACCAGGAGCTCGCCCGTGAGGCTGCAAGGGAAGGAATCGTCTTGTTGAAAAACACTGCTGGCTCTCTCCCTCTATCCCGCGCTGCCATTAAGTCCTTAGCTCTCATCGGCCCCAACGCTAATAACCCCTACACAATGCTTGGCAACTACGAAG GTAAACCGTGCAAGTATACTAGTCCTATACAAGGCCTATCAGCCTTGGTTGCAACGAATTACTCGCCTGGCTGTGATAACATCAAATGTGCCACTGCCCTACTCGATGATGCGAAGAAAATAGCAGCCACGGCTGATGCTGTGGTCTTGGTAATGGGTTCTGATCAATCTATTGAAACTGAAGCGCGGGATAGAGTTAACCTCACCCTCCCCGGGCAGCAGTCATATGTAGTGTCAGAGGTTGCAAAGGTTGCCAGGGGACCAGTAATCCTCGTTTTAATGTGTGGAGCTGGCATGGATGTTTCGTTTGCAGTTAAGGATCCTAAAGTAACGAGCATTCTTTGGGTTGGATTCCCCGGTGAGGCTGGTGGAGGAGCAATTGCTGATGTTATTTTCGGGTATCATAATCCAA GTGGAAGGCTACCAAATACATGGTACCCACAATCGTTTGCAGACAGCGTATCCATGATCGATATGCGAATGAGGCCAGACCCGAAAACTGGCTACCCTGGCCGGACCTATCGCTTCTACACGGGCCCAACGCTGTTCAAATTCGGGTATGGATTGAGCTACACCAAGTTCAGACACAGCATAGTTCAGGCTCAAGACTCCGTCTCCCTCGCCCTCGACCAAGGCCACGCCTGTCGGTCCACAAAGTGCGAGTCTGTCGATGCAGCAGAGCAGACCTGCACCAACTCAGCCCCCCTCGACATTCACCTGAACGTGAAGAACGTGGGAACGGTGAGCGGGGGCCACTCGGTCCTCCTCTTCTCGTCCCCTCCAGCTGTCCACAACGCCCCCCGGAAACAGCTGGTGGGATTTCAGAAGGTGCATTTGAGCCCTAACCAAGACGAGGTTGTCGTGTTCAATCTCGATGTTTGCAAGCACTTGAGTGTTGTGGATGAGGCTGGGAACAGGAAAGTGGCCTTGGGACTTCATGTTCTTCACATTGGCCATCTGAAACATTCCTTGACTGTGGAGATCTGA